In Epinephelus lanceolatus isolate andai-2023 chromosome 7, ASM4190304v1, whole genome shotgun sequence, the genomic stretch CCAACAGAGGACCTATCAGGTACAATGTGTGGGACACAGCTGGTCAGGAGAAGTTTGGAGGCCTGAGAGACGGCTACTATATTCAAGGTGCTCTTCACAAACCTTATCATGGTGTTCTGTTATTAAAGCTGGACCAGTCAGCTCAGTCATTGTAGATTTGAATTAAACTGTCCCATGTTGAATTGTGTGTTAAAACTTCCTTTCTGCCTCCACAGCTCAGTGTGCTATCATCATGTTTGATGTTACCTCTCGAGTCACCTATAAGAACGTGCCCAACTGGCATCGTGACCTGGTCCGTGTCTGTGAGAACATTCCCATCGTCCTCTGCGGCAACAAGGTGGACATCAAAGACAGGAAAGTCAAAGCCAAGAGCATTGTGTTTCACCGCAAGAAGAACCTGCAGGTAATAACTGTGCTCACAAGATGATCGTGTGTCACAGCAGTCTCATTTGTGAATAATAAAAAGCATTGGTTTGAGTTGTTTGGTCTGAACTATCTTTTCTAACTGCCATAAACTGCTCTGTCCTCAGTACTACGACATTTCTGCCAAGAGTAACTACAACTTTGAGAAACCTTTCCTGTGGCTAGCAAGGAAGTTGATCGGTGATCCCAACCTGGAATTTGTGGCAATGCCTGCTCTCGCTCCCCCAGAGGTCCAGATGGACCCCACCCTTGCTGCGAAGTACGAGGAAGAGCTTCAAGTAAGTATGACCATACAGGTGCAATGTTTGGTTTTTGGTGACTGTGTAGTTGTACCTGAGCTAAAAGTCTACATTGGGAGACTGGAAATGCATCCATCTTGTCTCCTTCCATCCAGGTTGCATCACAAACAGCACTCCCAGATGAAGAAGATGACCTCTAACCTGTTACCTGgattttcccctctctctctctcacccccaATTGTGGACAGGAAGTTGTTGGAgttttgcccccccccccctgtaAAATCCcttttcagattttttattttcgaatttttttgtttgttttaaaactaaagaaaaaaaaaacttggtggAAAAAGTTGTGGTTCTAATTTCACTGTATGAGACACACCCGCCCTAGTGTTGTTGTTGGCATGGCAACATGCTACTCTTCATCATCGAGCACCCTCCACTGCACTTGCCCAGCTCACATAATGCTGTTGTACGGTGTACTGGAAACACTAAGGGGAGTTAACTTTGAATAAAAACATTCTCAATAtaacatgtctgttttttttattatactgGTAATAAATGTAAAGATGACTGTTGTATTCAATTGTCTCGTTAAGCTATGACAGTGAGCTAGCAAGCACAATACCAgaaccctgaaactgaagcagttaaATTAAGGAGTATTATATTTACATCTGTGATTTCCCTGCTGTATCCATATGTAAAAGTTTGCCATGCAGTGGGCATTGATTTGCAACATTGCCTAAAGTGGGGTACAGTTCAATTGTAATAAAGTTGAGGGTAATATACCTGTGCAAACAGTGGAGAAAGTTACTGATGGTATATATCACATCACCAAACCCTTACACAAATTGTAGTCAACTCTTATTTTGGGCCAAATCTGATGTTTTAAAGCCATGGCAAATTACACCCTGCAAGGACAATGTGGTTCTTAAATTTTGTTGAACTCACCCTTAAACATAAGATTATTGTATTATGCATCACTGGGATTCAGATCAGATAAAAGCACGTGTCCCGGGGCCCCAAAATGTCCGATGTTTAAAGTGTGTCGGTGAGTTTTGTTAAGTACAATATCAACAAAGCAAGTCATGCATTGACGGATGGATGGAGATTGGGGAGGACCGGATGTGCACGTACACAATCACAGAAGCCTGCTGAGCACATCCATGGCCACCAGGTGTCAGCCGTGTTCTTTGGAGCACAGTGGAGGATTTCAACAGGATTACGTAATAGCTTTACTCCGCAAGTTCATTGTGACGTGTGCCTTCCACCCGGCCGTTACTACAGATCGGGGCTAGGATCTACAATGCGCCTACGTCATACATCCTCGAGGCTGCACAAAGTGTTGCACACATTTAACTGACATTGTTTCAGCTATTAGACATAGTGTGGACAGTTTAACATCAGCAGCCTGTTCCCATTCAGGTACAAGCTGCAATAAAATGTTTCATTGTGGACTCAACTGAGAGCAAGGACCCCTCATTACAGCATACAGACATTTAAAAGGATACTTGTCACATGCACAATTTAATTTGCTCAAGTTTTTTGCAAAGCACTGCCTATCCTGGCCTGCTACTATGACCCTGTGCGCTGCATTCAAATTACATTACCAAACCGGAAGTTCGACTTTATT encodes the following:
- the ran gene encoding GTP-binding nuclear protein Ran, coding for MAQCIPVVTFKLVLVGDGGTGKTTFVKRHITGEFEKKYVATLGVEVHPLMFHTNRGPIRYNVWDTAGQEKFGGLRDGYYIQAQCAIIMFDVTSRVTYKNVPNWHRDLVRVCENIPIVLCGNKVDIKDRKVKAKSIVFHRKKNLQYYDISAKSNYNFEKPFLWLARKLIGDPNLEFVAMPALAPPEVQMDPTLAAKYEEELQVASQTALPDEEDDL